The following coding sequences lie in one Mycobacterium gordonae genomic window:
- a CDS encoding SDR family oxidoreductase, translated as MGEPPSVVITGASRGLGFASAVRLYRDGWRVIAAMRSPERAFPLLQRATGAADDDPRLVPVQLDLTDAASISAAAKAIEEAVGTPYGIVHNAGISAAGVVEETDTALWQRMFATSVLGPVALTQALLPSMRAAGEGRIVLVSSAAGVRGQPATAPYSAAKGALERWGESMAGEIAPFGLGVTVLVAGTYDTEIITDAGTTDDRDFGGPYARLHNTMDTRGRLAMRLARPPERFADGLLKALGDTKPFCRRGAGPDASMLLGLNRILPAAGMHHLSRLVLGIPKQGSMRDGAYPLTAGQRAMVLTARVLPQPVLHRLAALATKRQSGKGKGIEGD; from the coding sequence ATGGGTGAGCCCCCTAGCGTCGTCATCACCGGCGCTTCCCGCGGCCTCGGCTTCGCCTCGGCGGTTCGGCTCTATCGCGACGGGTGGCGGGTGATCGCGGCCATGCGCAGCCCGGAGCGGGCATTTCCGTTGCTGCAGAGGGCGACCGGAGCGGCCGATGATGACCCACGGCTGGTCCCCGTGCAGCTCGACCTCACCGACGCCGCCTCGATCTCCGCAGCGGCGAAGGCCATCGAAGAAGCCGTGGGCACCCCCTACGGAATAGTGCACAACGCCGGGATCTCCGCCGCCGGAGTGGTCGAGGAGACCGATACGGCGTTGTGGCAGAGGATGTTTGCGACAAGTGTGCTAGGACCCGTCGCGCTCACCCAGGCACTGCTCCCGTCGATGCGCGCCGCGGGCGAGGGTCGTATCGTGCTGGTGTCCAGCGCGGCCGGGGTCCGGGGCCAACCGGCGACCGCGCCGTACTCGGCCGCCAAGGGGGCCCTGGAACGCTGGGGTGAGTCGATGGCGGGTGAGATCGCGCCATTCGGTCTCGGCGTCACGGTGTTGGTGGCCGGCACCTACGACACGGAGATCATCACCGACGCCGGCACCACCGATGACCGCGACTTCGGCGGCCCCTACGCCCGGCTGCACAACACCATGGACACCCGAGGCAGGCTGGCGATGAGGCTTGCCAGGCCACCCGAGCGGTTCGCCGACGGACTACTCAAGGCCCTCGGTGACACGAAGCCGTTCTGCCGCCGCGGCGCAGGGCCGGACGCTTCGATGCTGCTGGGACTCAACAGGATTCTTCCCGCCGCGGGCATGCACCACCTCTCCCGGCTGGTGTTGGGCATACCGAAACAGGGCTCGATGCGGGATGGGGCGTACCCGTTGACCGCCGGACAACGGGCGATGGTGCTCACTGCGCGTGTGCTTCCGCAGCCGGTGCTGCACCGCTTGGCGGCACTTGCCACCAAGCGACAGTCGGGCAAGGGCAAGGGGATTGAGGGGGACTGA
- a CDS encoding spirocyclase AveC family protein, which produces MSTEQSIPVAAEEKPTFPRRGTKQGWGGWIAGAALAAFALFFIANCRTALDPRVANPHVQGRPRPVEFMFGLDYIAFLDSATAVALVVLLVVFVRGWRRNPGSPAMLMFLCTTLIVWQDPIMNWAPFAVYNPDLIHWPESWPLVSLSPTVEPFVVFGYVMFYFGPYFPAVAILRKLQAKNGPAHFVSRHPLVGLGLITCAIGFVMDAFLENTLIHWGMYIYSQVIPWGSVFTGTTFQFPLIWESLSVTFVMVPAAILCYRDDTGKSVAEKLAAKAKLFPSRPVLGTFVVMFAIINVSYFAYGAWFWAIKVSHAATSVACPWPFPEAKVYDPQGFYEKSGAQGPYSVGIWSTWASGEPDGRPHVDPPPPGAGACATPSRHG; this is translated from the coding sequence ATGAGCACTGAGCAATCCATACCGGTTGCCGCCGAAGAAAAGCCGACGTTCCCACGGCGAGGCACGAAACAAGGCTGGGGTGGCTGGATCGCCGGTGCGGCGCTGGCGGCGTTCGCATTGTTCTTCATCGCGAACTGCCGCACCGCCCTCGACCCACGGGTGGCCAATCCCCATGTGCAGGGCCGCCCGCGTCCTGTCGAGTTCATGTTCGGCTTGGACTACATCGCGTTCCTGGACAGCGCCACCGCGGTGGCCCTGGTCGTGCTCCTGGTGGTTTTCGTCAGGGGCTGGCGGCGCAATCCGGGCAGTCCGGCGATGCTGATGTTCCTGTGCACGACGCTGATCGTCTGGCAAGACCCGATCATGAACTGGGCGCCGTTCGCGGTCTATAACCCCGATCTCATCCACTGGCCCGAGTCCTGGCCTTTGGTGTCCCTGTCGCCGACCGTGGAACCCTTCGTGGTGTTCGGCTACGTGATGTTCTACTTCGGCCCTTACTTCCCGGCGGTTGCGATCTTGCGCAAACTGCAGGCAAAGAATGGGCCAGCGCATTTCGTGTCGAGGCATCCCTTGGTCGGCCTGGGCCTGATCACGTGCGCGATCGGCTTCGTCATGGACGCGTTCCTGGAGAACACGTTGATCCACTGGGGGATGTACATCTATTCGCAGGTGATTCCCTGGGGTTCGGTGTTCACCGGCACGACATTCCAGTTCCCGCTGATCTGGGAGTCCTTGTCGGTGACGTTCGTGATGGTCCCCGCGGCAATCCTGTGTTATCGCGACGACACCGGGAAATCGGTAGCCGAGAAACTCGCCGCCAAGGCGAAACTATTTCCGAGCCGCCCGGTACTCGGCACGTTTGTGGTGATGTTCGCCATCATCAACGTGTCTTACTTCGCCTACGGGGCCTGGTTCTGGGCCATCAAGGTGAGCCACGCGGCCACCTCGGTCGCCTGCCCGTGGCCCTTCCCCGAAGCCAAAGTCTATGATCCACAAGGGTTTTACGAGAAGTCCGGTGCCCAGGGTCCGTACTCGGTGGGCATCTGGTCGACCTGGGCAAGCGGGGAGCCTGACGGGCGGCCGCACGTCGATCCGCCGCCGCCCGGCGCGGGTGCCTGCGCAACCCCCAGCCGGCATGGGTGA
- a CDS encoding ABC transporter substrate-binding protein, translating into MSYESTAEPIKVGYLMDFKLPPGFPEELFASFTQTFDLVFEEALAQGLMDRSVQMVYREVEGLPKGSVKAVIDAYAELVDEGCLVVFGPNITDNCVPLREEVEERFKVPAISVTGTDDWLGEWTFAFPQGSMTDEPIFLADLIAKRGISEIGVLVEQSLIGESYLKNLRSACRRKGIRIVAEVSVAQTAQDVNAAVQTLHEAKSEAIVHLGFGFGIVFVNPALESLGWDPPRFTTTAWQNAWVNPIMWNAFMGWTGVDQYDEANRVGQEFLDSYAAKYNGSRPEFCVTVVNRDVAATLVRAFTDAHPLSPRGVKEALERVKMLPASSGAPGTRVSFGKWTRRAWMGAGYLVARTLDVDGVNSHLVDRFGE; encoded by the coding sequence ATGTCCTACGAAAGCACCGCGGAGCCGATCAAGGTCGGCTACCTGATGGACTTCAAGCTCCCGCCTGGTTTTCCGGAGGAACTGTTCGCCTCGTTCACCCAGACCTTCGACCTCGTCTTCGAAGAGGCTCTCGCCCAGGGTTTGATGGACCGTTCGGTGCAGATGGTCTATCGCGAAGTGGAGGGCCTTCCCAAAGGCTCGGTCAAGGCCGTGATCGACGCCTACGCAGAACTGGTCGACGAGGGCTGCCTGGTGGTCTTCGGTCCGAACATCACCGACAACTGCGTACCATTGCGGGAGGAGGTCGAGGAGCGGTTCAAGGTTCCGGCGATCAGTGTGACGGGGACCGATGACTGGTTGGGGGAGTGGACCTTCGCCTTCCCGCAGGGCTCGATGACCGATGAGCCGATCTTCCTGGCCGACCTCATCGCCAAGCGAGGCATCAGCGAGATCGGCGTGCTGGTCGAACAGAGCCTGATCGGCGAGAGCTACCTGAAAAACCTGCGAAGTGCGTGTCGTCGCAAAGGCATTCGGATCGTGGCGGAAGTCTCGGTCGCCCAGACGGCCCAAGATGTCAACGCCGCGGTGCAGACTCTGCATGAAGCCAAGTCCGAGGCAATCGTGCACCTGGGATTCGGCTTCGGGATCGTGTTCGTGAACCCGGCGCTGGAATCACTCGGCTGGGACCCGCCCCGTTTCACCACCACCGCCTGGCAGAACGCCTGGGTCAACCCGATCATGTGGAACGCCTTCATGGGTTGGACCGGGGTCGACCAGTACGACGAAGCGAACCGGGTCGGTCAGGAGTTCCTCGACTCCTACGCGGCGAAGTACAACGGCAGCCGGCCCGAGTTCTGCGTGACCGTGGTGAATCGCGACGTTGCCGCGACATTGGTGCGCGCCTTCACCGACGCCCATCCACTGAGCCCCCGGGGCGTCAAAGAGGCTTTGGAGCGGGTGAAGATGCTGCCCGCCTCGTCCGGTGCGCCCGGCACGCGAGTGTCGTTCGGCAAATGGACCCGCCGCGCCTGGATGGGCGCGGGCTACCTCGTCGCACGGACCCTCGACGTCGACGGGGTCAACTCGCACCTGGTCGATCGCTTCGGAGAGTGA
- a CDS encoding CbbQ/NirQ/NorQ/GpvN family protein, producing MAHESALAARARAESEPVRPYYRAVGNEEAVFKAAYRQHLTVLLKGPTGCGKTRFVEAMAHDLGRPLITVACHDDLTTADLVGRYLLRGGETVWVDGPLTRAVRDGAICYLDEVVEARQDTTVVLHPLADHRRQLPIERLGVTLDAAEGFGLVVSYNPGYQSVLKDLKDSTRQRMVAIEFGFPAADVEQGIVAHEAGVDAATAAELVRLGQAIRRLETGGLREVASTRVLIAAGRLIVEGLSMSEAARAAIAGPLTDDVAVGRALGEMIEVYLGSAGGVGN from the coding sequence ATGGCCCACGAGTCCGCACTCGCTGCGCGCGCCCGTGCCGAGTCGGAGCCGGTGCGGCCCTACTATCGGGCCGTCGGCAACGAAGAGGCCGTCTTCAAGGCCGCATACCGGCAGCATCTGACGGTCCTGCTCAAGGGCCCCACGGGGTGCGGCAAGACCCGCTTCGTCGAGGCGATGGCCCACGACCTGGGCCGGCCGTTGATCACCGTCGCCTGCCACGACGATCTCACCACCGCCGATCTGGTCGGTCGTTATCTGCTACGGGGCGGCGAGACGGTGTGGGTGGACGGGCCGCTCACCAGGGCCGTGCGGGACGGCGCGATCTGCTACCTCGACGAGGTGGTGGAGGCCCGCCAGGACACCACCGTGGTGCTGCACCCGCTCGCCGACCATCGCCGCCAGCTGCCCATCGAGCGCCTCGGCGTCACGCTCGACGCGGCCGAAGGATTCGGGCTCGTGGTGTCGTACAACCCGGGCTATCAGAGCGTGCTCAAGGACCTCAAGGATTCCACCCGCCAGCGCATGGTGGCCATCGAATTCGGCTTTCCTGCAGCCGATGTGGAACAGGGAATCGTCGCACACGAAGCAGGCGTGGATGCCGCGACGGCCGCTGAGCTGGTGCGTCTCGGCCAGGCCATCCGCCGGCTGGAAACCGGGGGACTGCGCGAGGTCGCCTCCACCCGGGTGCTGATCGCCGCGGGCCGGCTCATCGTGGAGGGGCTGAGCATGTCCGAGGCCGCCCGCGCCGCGATCGCCGGGCCACTGACCGACGATGTGGCGGTGGGTAGGGCGCTGGGCGAGATGATCGAGGTCTATCTGGGTAGCGCCGGCGGAGTCGGCAATTGA
- a CDS encoding nitric oxide reductase activation protein NorD: MVASAVAGIAVAVAELPPGVPAWTDGQTIYVDGSAGARLRLEAVAVQAALIAAGSLDADVMRPLVRHPRLTRRYLAIEGHRALVASAGLLPRILAELGDREIARRSDSPHQSLRIAAGRAVIDEPAPALGVIRPSKLLAARTRAPERSDPSACQHVPRSDASRQLEELDDGETDDSDDPDLFTSPVGGGGFIGKWLKKMLSSTRKTHGGGPPGSDTPTHRTNSGRRRPHAVSSLAATSNEDVDDHAAQPADGLRYPEWDATRKRYRRAWCTVREVEPKIDAAARAIPDIEAAIGVRRPLARLGMGLHRRHRQSQGDDIDIDAAVEARVEVLAGAVPAEAVYLDSLRRRRDLSVLLLLDVSGSAAEPGTLGRTVHEQQRVGVANLTVALHDLGDRVALYAYYSNGRSAVSMIPVKRFDDHLDARVMQRLNSLESGAYSRLGAAVRHGAAVLESRGGTSRRLLVVLSDGLAYDHGYERPYGAADARRALTEARRRGTGCVCLTIGAGTDVPALRRVFGSTAHATIGHPDQLAGVIGPLFRSALRSAEVRRRPTVAMPA; encoded by the coding sequence ATGGTGGCTTCGGCGGTGGCGGGCATAGCCGTTGCGGTGGCTGAGCTGCCACCCGGCGTACCTGCCTGGACGGACGGCCAGACCATCTATGTCGACGGCTCTGCGGGGGCGCGGTTGCGGCTCGAAGCGGTCGCCGTGCAGGCCGCATTGATCGCCGCCGGCAGCCTGGACGCCGACGTCATGCGCCCCCTGGTCCGGCATCCTCGACTGACCAGGCGCTACCTGGCGATCGAGGGTCACCGCGCGTTGGTCGCCAGTGCCGGTCTGCTGCCACGCATCCTGGCAGAGCTGGGCGATCGCGAGATCGCACGGCGCAGTGACTCACCACATCAGTCGCTGCGCATCGCTGCGGGGCGGGCGGTGATCGACGAGCCGGCGCCGGCGCTCGGCGTCATCCGCCCGTCGAAGCTGCTGGCGGCGCGCACCCGGGCGCCCGAACGGTCGGATCCATCGGCGTGCCAACACGTTCCGCGCAGCGATGCCTCCCGTCAACTGGAAGAGCTCGACGACGGTGAAACCGACGACTCCGACGACCCGGACCTGTTCACCAGCCCGGTCGGCGGCGGTGGCTTCATCGGCAAATGGCTGAAGAAGATGCTCTCCTCGACGCGCAAGACACACGGTGGCGGACCGCCCGGCTCGGACACACCCACGCACCGGACCAATTCGGGCAGACGGCGACCCCACGCCGTCTCATCGCTGGCCGCCACCTCGAACGAGGACGTCGACGACCATGCCGCACAACCCGCCGACGGCCTGCGGTACCCGGAATGGGACGCCACACGCAAGCGCTACCGCCGCGCGTGGTGCACGGTGCGCGAGGTCGAACCGAAGATCGACGCGGCGGCCCGGGCGATCCCGGATATCGAAGCGGCGATCGGCGTGCGGCGCCCACTGGCGCGGCTGGGCATGGGATTGCACCGCCGCCACCGTCAGTCGCAGGGCGACGACATCGATATCGACGCCGCCGTCGAGGCGCGGGTCGAGGTGCTGGCCGGGGCGGTGCCCGCCGAGGCGGTGTACCTCGACAGCCTGCGGCGGCGCCGCGACCTGTCGGTGTTGCTGCTGCTGGATGTGTCGGGTTCGGCGGCCGAGCCGGGGACGCTCGGGCGCACCGTGCATGAACAACAGCGGGTGGGTGTCGCCAATCTGACTGTGGCGCTTCATGATCTGGGCGACCGCGTGGCTCTCTACGCCTACTACTCCAACGGCAGGAGTGCGGTGAGCATGATCCCGGTGAAGCGCTTCGACGATCATCTCGACGCCCGGGTGATGCAGCGGCTGAACAGCCTGGAATCCGGCGCATATTCGCGCCTGGGCGCTGCCGTCCGGCACGGTGCCGCGGTTCTGGAGTCCCGCGGTGGTACCTCGCGCCGGTTGCTGGTGGTGCTGTCGGACGGCCTCGCCTACGACCATGGCTATGAACGGCCCTACGGGGCCGCGGACGCGCGGCGCGCCCTGACCGAAGCCCGCCGCCGGGGCACCGGCTGTGTCTGCTTGACGATCGGAGCCGGGACGGACGTGCCGGCCCTGCGTCGCGTGTTCGGCAGCACCGCCCATGCCACCATCGGGCACCCCGACCAACTTGCCGGTGTCATCGGTCCGCTGTTCCGGTCCGCCCTGCGTTCGGCGGAGGTGCGCCGCAGGCCCACGGTCGCAATGCCGGCTTGA
- a CDS encoding acyl-CoA dehydrogenase family protein, whose product MDFSYPAEVERFRAELRAWLAANLTEELIAARRPSGRDDAVFDKLRAWNATMADACWAAVSWPVEYGGRGATVLEQLVYTEETTRARAPLPLNVIGMNNIAPAIMQYGTESQKTTLLRRMMRADDIWCQGMSEPEAGSDLAALRTRAVRDGDDFVVSGQKIWTSLGHKAKWCQLYVRTDPQAPKHKGISCLIVDMTLPGIQARPLVTLNGDTDFAEVFFHDVRVPADALLGPLNGGWQVATTTLSHERAGAARLYAELELRLDELVADLAEVDGGAALTEPVVLRRLGEIALHIKYLEVLCQRSISAALHGGSEKTAFGSASLAKTVWGEIGQDLAALAFDVLGTRGGHGRWSDYRLTSRSLTIAGGTTQITKNITAQRVLGLPRT is encoded by the coding sequence GTGGACTTCTCATACCCGGCCGAGGTGGAGCGGTTCCGCGCCGAATTGCGCGCCTGGCTGGCGGCCAATCTGACCGAGGAATTGATCGCTGCCCGTCGGCCCTCCGGTCGTGACGACGCCGTATTCGACAAGCTGCGGGCGTGGAACGCGACCATGGCGGACGCGTGCTGGGCAGCGGTGTCCTGGCCGGTCGAGTACGGCGGCCGCGGTGCGACCGTCCTGGAGCAACTCGTCTACACCGAAGAGACCACGCGGGCCCGGGCGCCGTTGCCGCTGAACGTGATCGGCATGAACAATATCGCCCCGGCGATCATGCAGTACGGCACCGAATCGCAGAAGACGACGCTGCTGCGCCGGATGATGCGCGCCGACGACATCTGGTGTCAGGGTATGTCCGAACCGGAGGCCGGATCCGATCTGGCAGCGCTGCGCACCCGAGCGGTCCGCGACGGCGATGATTTCGTCGTCAGCGGACAGAAGATCTGGACGTCGCTGGGCCACAAGGCGAAGTGGTGTCAGCTGTATGTCCGCACCGACCCGCAAGCGCCCAAGCACAAGGGCATCTCCTGTCTGATCGTGGACATGACCCTGCCCGGCATCCAGGCGCGTCCACTGGTAACCCTCAACGGCGACACCGATTTCGCCGAGGTGTTCTTCCACGACGTGCGGGTGCCGGCCGATGCGCTGCTCGGGCCGCTCAACGGCGGCTGGCAGGTCGCCACCACGACGCTGAGCCATGAACGCGCCGGTGCGGCCCGCCTGTATGCGGAACTGGAATTGCGCCTGGACGAACTGGTGGCCGACCTCGCCGAAGTCGACGGCGGCGCGGCGCTGACGGAGCCGGTGGTGCTGCGGCGTCTGGGCGAAATCGCCCTCCACATCAAGTATCTGGAAGTGCTCTGTCAGCGCTCCATCTCGGCCGCTCTGCACGGTGGTTCGGAGAAGACGGCGTTCGGGTCGGCCAGCCTGGCCAAGACGGTGTGGGGCGAGATCGGGCAGGACCTGGCCGCGCTGGCGTTCGACGTGCTGGGCACTCGCGGTGGGCACGGCCGATGGAGCGACTACCGGTTGACCTCGCGATCGCTGACCATCGCGGGCGGCACCACCCAAATCACCAAGAACATCACCGCGCAGCGGGTATTGGGTTTGCCACGCACATGA
- a CDS encoding acyl-CoA dehydrogenase family protein, whose translation MNLEPTDEQDALAATLRHFLAERASISGHVRPMLDDPTGTTPTVWRGLAELGAIGVLVPAEFGGAGMTMVEAGIVAEELGAALHPGPWLSTAVAATRVLGRASGQQAADLLAGIAAGTTVVAVPGLGEQMQEPLVSARNGDICVCSPPLAAPDAAAADVLLVWDGAGLFAVESAAAGVSLTAEPAIDQSRKHFRVEFDNASAQRLGTLQPEDVQAVIDDVLIAMAADALGAATAVMGMAIEYAKTRNQFGAPIGSFQAIQHLCVDMFETVELARSGVIHALWAAENFTAERHLAAVRAKAYAGRLATVGDTAIQIFGGIGYTWEHDAHLYLKRLLGWSAFHGGSDRYLTEVGALLVKKSHDN comes from the coding sequence ATGAACCTCGAACCGACCGACGAACAGGACGCGCTGGCCGCCACGCTACGGCACTTTCTTGCTGAGCGGGCCTCGATTTCGGGGCACGTGCGGCCGATGCTCGACGATCCGACCGGGACGACGCCGACCGTGTGGCGGGGCCTGGCCGAGCTGGGCGCGATCGGTGTGCTGGTGCCGGCCGAATTCGGCGGCGCGGGCATGACGATGGTCGAGGCGGGCATCGTCGCCGAGGAACTCGGCGCCGCTCTGCACCCGGGGCCCTGGTTGTCGACGGCGGTTGCGGCCACGCGTGTGCTGGGCCGGGCATCCGGCCAGCAGGCCGCTGACCTGCTGGCCGGGATCGCGGCCGGCACCACCGTCGTCGCGGTGCCAGGTTTGGGCGAGCAGATGCAAGAGCCTCTCGTTTCTGCCCGCAACGGGGACATTTGCGTCTGCTCGCCACCACTGGCCGCGCCGGACGCGGCGGCGGCCGACGTGCTGCTGGTCTGGGATGGCGCCGGGCTGTTCGCGGTCGAGTCCGCGGCGGCCGGCGTTTCGCTGACGGCCGAACCCGCAATCGATCAGAGCCGCAAGCATTTTCGTGTTGAGTTCGACAATGCGAGCGCGCAGCGGCTGGGCACACTGCAACCCGAGGATGTCCAAGCGGTCATCGACGACGTGCTGATCGCCATGGCCGCCGATGCCTTGGGAGCCGCCACTGCCGTCATGGGCATGGCCATCGAATATGCCAAGACACGCAATCAGTTCGGCGCGCCCATCGGGTCCTTCCAGGCGATACAGCACCTGTGCGTCGACATGTTCGAGACAGTGGAGCTGGCCCGCAGCGGGGTGATCCACGCCCTGTGGGCGGCCGAGAACTTTACCGCGGAAAGACATCTCGCCGCCGTGCGGGCCAAGGCCTACGCCGGGCGGCTGGCCACCGTCGGCGACACGGCAATACAGATTTTCGGCGGTATCGGCTACACCTGGGAGCACGACGCTCACCTTTATCTCAAGCGCCTGTTGGGCTGGAGCGCGTTCCACGGCGGATCGGACCGTTATCTCACCGAAGTCGGTGCACTCCTGGTAAAGAAGAGCCACGATAACTGA
- a CDS encoding TetR/AcrR family transcriptional regulator produces the protein MTGSSLESGTRRTEILETAASLIASSGLRTSLQEIADAAGILPGSLYHHFESKEAILVELIRRYQTDLTRIGQSAQARLDEPDSRPAAEKIIELGSAIANCAVRHRAALQMSFYEGPSTDPELMKLTQQRPAAIQEAMLQTLRAARWSGYIKADIDLPTLADRICQTMLQVGLDVIRHNSSADQVAALMCRIILQGLASRPPADEALDGSQAFAAAGAVIASWADDSEAGPSDKAAQLRAVARTEFGRKGYEVTTIRDIAAAAGLGTGTVYRVIGSKDELLASIMRSFGQKVEAGWVDVLRAQATPVEKLDALSWVNVNALGQFSDEFRIQLAWMRQSPPNTANPGWSYTTRLRQMKSLLSEGIRSAEIRIDAPSITMLARSIIGMQWIPENILRAVGARSSLILARDTVLRGVAVRAGQ, from the coding sequence ATGACCGGGAGCTCCCTCGAATCCGGCACTCGCCGGACCGAAATCCTCGAGACCGCGGCGTCGCTGATCGCCTCGTCGGGCCTGCGGACCTCACTGCAGGAGATCGCCGATGCGGCAGGCATCCTGCCGGGCAGCCTTTACCACCATTTCGAGTCCAAGGAAGCGATCCTCGTCGAACTCATTCGCCGCTACCAAACCGATCTGACCCGCATCGGGCAGAGCGCCCAGGCCAGATTGGACGAACCGGACTCGCGGCCGGCCGCCGAGAAGATCATCGAGTTGGGCTCGGCGATCGCCAACTGCGCCGTTCGCCATCGGGCCGCCCTGCAAATGTCGTTCTACGAGGGTCCGAGCACCGATCCCGAACTGATGAAGCTGACGCAGCAGCGGCCGGCCGCCATCCAGGAGGCGATGCTGCAGACCTTGCGCGCCGCCAGATGGAGCGGCTACATCAAGGCCGATATCGATCTCCCGACGCTGGCCGACCGGATCTGCCAGACCATGCTGCAAGTCGGGCTCGACGTCATTCGGCACAACTCCTCCGCCGACCAGGTGGCCGCCCTGATGTGCCGGATTATTCTGCAGGGGTTGGCCTCTCGGCCGCCTGCCGACGAAGCTCTGGACGGGTCGCAGGCCTTCGCCGCGGCCGGCGCTGTCATCGCATCCTGGGCCGACGACAGCGAGGCCGGCCCCAGCGACAAGGCGGCCCAGTTGCGCGCGGTGGCGCGAACGGAGTTCGGCCGCAAGGGATATGAAGTCACCACGATCAGAGACATCGCGGCGGCGGCGGGTCTGGGCACGGGGACCGTATATCGCGTCATCGGGTCCAAAGACGAACTCCTGGCCTCGATCATGCGTTCCTTCGGCCAGAAGGTGGAAGCGGGCTGGGTGGATGTGTTGCGCGCCCAGGCGACGCCGGTCGAGAAGCTGGACGCGCTGAGTTGGGTCAACGTCAATGCGCTGGGCCAGTTCTCCGACGAGTTCCGGATCCAGCTCGCCTGGATGCGTCAGTCACCCCCGAACACCGCCAACCCCGGCTGGTCGTACACCACTCGCCTGCGACAGATGAAATCGCTTCTGTCCGAAGGCATTCGCTCCGCAGAAATCCGGATCGACGCGCCCAGCATCACCATGCTGGCCCGCAGCATCATCGGCATGCAGTGGATACCGGAGAACATCTTGCGCGCGGTGGGCGCCCGTTCGTCGCTCATCCTCGCTCGCGACACCGTCCTGCGCGGTGTCGCGGTTCGCGCCGGGCAGTAG
- a CDS encoding SDR family oxidoreductase — protein MAHIVVIGGHGKVALHLARILTGRGDRVSSVFRNPDHGDDVAATGAEAITADIEQLDTDALAKLLAGHDAVVFTAGAGGGTPARTYAVDRDAAIRVIDAAGRAGVRRFVMVSYFGAGPGHGVPPENSFFAYAEAKAAADAHLRASDLDWTVLGPGRLTLEPGTGHIAVGKAKGEVSREDVAAVVAAALADDATIRRTIDFNNGEVPIADALAPVR, from the coding sequence ATGGCGCACATCGTTGTTATCGGCGGCCACGGCAAGGTCGCTCTGCACTTGGCCCGGATTCTCACCGGGCGCGGTGACCGCGTCAGCTCGGTATTCCGTAACCCGGACCACGGCGACGACGTGGCGGCCACCGGCGCCGAGGCGATCACCGCCGACATCGAGCAACTCGACACCGACGCGCTGGCCAAGCTACTGGCCGGACATGACGCGGTCGTCTTCACCGCCGGGGCCGGTGGCGGCACCCCGGCACGCACGTACGCCGTGGACCGCGATGCGGCCATCCGCGTGATCGACGCCGCCGGCCGGGCCGGCGTCCGGCGTTTCGTGATGGTGTCGTATTTCGGTGCGGGGCCCGGACATGGCGTCCCGCCGGAGAATTCGTTCTTCGCGTACGCCGAAGCCAAGGCCGCCGCCGACGCCCACCTACGCGCCAGCGATCTCGACTGGACCGTGCTCGGGCCGGGCCGGCTGACCCTGGAACCAGGCACCGGACACATCGCGGTGGGCAAAGCCAAGGGCGAGGTGTCGCGGGAGGATGTCGCGGCCGTCGTCGCGGCCGCGCTGGCCGACGATGCGACGATCCGCCGCACCATCGACTTCAACAACGGGGAGGTCCCGATCGCTGACGCACTAGCTCCCGTGCGCTGA